A single Comamonas sp. NLF-1-9 DNA region contains:
- the rpmB gene encoding 50S ribosomal protein L28: protein MARVCEVTGKKPQVGHKVSHSNIKTKRRFLPNLQYKRFWVESENRWVRLRVSSAALRLIDKNGIDAVLADMRARGQA, encoded by the coding sequence ATGGCACGCGTATGTGAAGTCACGGGCAAGAAGCCCCAGGTGGGACACAAGGTCTCCCACTCCAACATCAAGACCAAGCGCCGTTTTCTGCCCAATCTGCAGTACAAGCGCTTCTGGGTGGAAAGCGAGAACCGCTGGGTGCGCCTGCGCGTGTCCAGCGCCGCGCTGCGCCTGATCGACAAGAACGGCATCGACGCCGTGCTCGCGGACATGCGCGCACGCGGCCAGGCCTGA
- the rpmG gene encoding 50S ribosomal protein L33, which translates to MAAKGGREKIKLESTAGTGHFYTTTKNKKTMPEKMSIMKFDPKARKHVEYKETKLK; encoded by the coding sequence ATGGCTGCCAAAGGCGGACGCGAAAAGATCAAGCTGGAATCCACGGCCGGCACCGGCCACTTCTACACCACCACCAAGAACAAGAAGACGATGCCCGAGAAGATGTCGATCATGAAGTTCGACCCCAAGGCGCGCAAGCACGTCGAATACAAGGAAACCAAGCTCAAGTAA
- a CDS encoding DsrE/DsrF/TusD sulfur relay family protein, whose translation MSEQKIVVIINSAPHGNEACLSGLRVAGALAARAEVVDLRVLLMSDATVAVLPHQQDNAGNMIEALVSELASAANASVHLCRTCAQARGLLELTHIEGVRIATLSDLSEWVVQADKVLTF comes from the coding sequence GTGAGCGAACAGAAAATCGTCGTCATCATCAACTCCGCGCCCCATGGCAATGAAGCCTGCCTCTCCGGCCTGCGCGTGGCCGGGGCCCTGGCTGCGCGCGCCGAGGTCGTGGACTTGCGCGTGCTGTTGATGTCGGACGCCACCGTGGCGGTCCTGCCGCACCAGCAGGACAACGCCGGCAACATGATCGAAGCGCTGGTGAGCGAGCTGGCCAGCGCCGCCAATGCCAGCGTGCACCTGTGCCGCACCTGCGCCCAGGCGCGTGGCCTGCTCGAGCTGACGCACATCGAGGGCGTGCGCATCGCCACCCTGTCGGACCTGTCCGAATGGGTGGTGCAGGCCGACAAGGTGCTCACTTTCTGA
- a CDS encoding A24 family peptidase, whose protein sequence is MTASVWTDAALLGVLGLLIGSFLNVVIHRLPRMMHNQWAQECAAWAAEQQSSDGAAAPAQAAPQPAAYNLLVPRSQCPHCAHPIRWFENIPVFSYLALRGRCAGCGKSISLRYPAVELATGLLFFFCGLHWGLGPAGLAWSAFSAALVAAACIDWDTTLLPDDITLPLLWGGLLASLLHYSGVALTDAVLGAMGGYLSLWSVYWAFKLATGKEGMGYGDFKLFAALGAWFGWQALVPIILLASVVGAVVGVALKLRGGLHEGKYVPFGPFLAGGGFVALLWGPQQVMHGLLGVLGLAA, encoded by the coding sequence ATGACGGCTTCGGTCTGGACGGACGCCGCGCTGCTCGGCGTCCTGGGCTTGCTGATCGGCAGCTTTCTGAACGTGGTGATCCACCGCCTGCCGCGCATGATGCACAACCAGTGGGCCCAGGAGTGCGCGGCCTGGGCCGCGGAGCAGCAAAGTTCCGACGGTGCGGCGGCGCCAGCGCAGGCAGCGCCGCAGCCTGCGGCGTACAACCTGCTGGTGCCGCGCTCGCAGTGTCCGCACTGCGCGCACCCGATACGCTGGTTTGAAAACATCCCCGTCTTCAGCTATCTGGCGCTGCGCGGGCGCTGCGCGGGCTGCGGCAAGTCCATCAGCCTGCGCTATCCGGCGGTAGAACTCGCCACCGGGCTGCTGTTCTTCTTTTGCGGCCTGCACTGGGGCCTGGGCCCGGCGGGCCTGGCCTGGAGCGCGTTCTCGGCCGCGCTGGTGGCCGCCGCCTGCATAGACTGGGACACCACCTTGCTGCCCGACGACATCACGCTGCCGCTGCTCTGGGGCGGGCTGCTCGCGAGCCTTCTGCACTACAGCGGCGTTGCGCTCACCGACGCGGTCCTGGGCGCCATGGGCGGCTACCTCTCGCTGTGGAGCGTTTACTGGGCCTTCAAGCTCGCTACCGGCAAGGAAGGCATGGGCTATGGCGACTTCAAGCTGTTTGCCGCGCTGGGTGCGTGGTTCGGCTGGCAGGCATTGGTGCCCATCATCTTGTTGGCCTCGGTCGTCGGTGCGGTCGTGGGTGTGGCGCTCAAGCTCAGGGGCGGGCTGCACGAGGGCAAGTACGTGCCCTTCGGGCCTTTTCTGGCCGGTGGCGGTTTCGTCGCCCTGCTCTGGGGCCCGCAGCAGGTCATGCATGGGCTGCTCGGCGTGCTGGGCCTGGCGGCCTGA
- the pilB gene encoding type IV-A pilus assembly ATPase PilB, with translation MATAGTAQKEAAAVALPSLARALMSAGKLAQNSAEDISRKAQASRNSFIAELLAAKTLSAGDLAQTLSNTFGAPLLDVDALDAAHLPRDLLDAKLCQAYKVVALAKRSNRLIALTADPTNQEAAEKIKFTTQLGVDWVVGEYDKLLRLVEATTKSVSESLDSITGGDFEFDDGPVEEEAEAPDTTGADVEDAPVVRFLHKMLLDAFNMRASDLHFEPYEHNYRVRFRVDGELQEITSPPVAIKDKLASRIKVISRLDISEKRVPQDGRMKLKVGPDRVIDFRVSTLPTLFGEKIVIRILDPSSARMGIDALGYEPEEKERLLAAINRPYGMILVTGPTGSGKTVSLYTCLNLLNKPGVNISTAEDPSEINMPGVNQVNVNEKAGLTFAVALKAFLRQDPDIIMVGEIRDLETADIAIKAAQTGHLVLSTLHTNDAPTTLTRMRNMGIAPFNIASSVILITAQRLARRLCPQCKQPADIPHESLVEAGFREEDIDGSWVTYKPVGCSACNNGYKGRVGIYEVMPISEELQRIILADGSALEIAAQARAEGVRSLRQSGLHKAKAGFTSLEEVLAVTNE, from the coding sequence ATGGCCACCGCCGGTACCGCCCAGAAAGAAGCAGCAGCCGTGGCATTGCCCAGCCTGGCGCGTGCGCTCATGTCGGCAGGCAAGCTGGCGCAAAACAGCGCCGAAGACATCTCGCGCAAGGCGCAGGCCAGCCGCAACAGCTTCATTGCCGAGCTGCTCGCCGCCAAGACCCTGAGCGCCGGTGATCTGGCGCAGACGCTGTCCAACACCTTTGGCGCACCGCTGCTCGACGTGGACGCGCTGGACGCCGCCCACCTGCCCCGGGACCTGCTCGACGCCAAGCTCTGCCAGGCCTACAAGGTCGTCGCCCTGGCCAAGCGCAGCAACCGGCTGATCGCACTCACCGCCGACCCGACCAACCAGGAAGCCGCGGAAAAGATCAAGTTCACCACCCAGCTCGGCGTGGATTGGGTGGTCGGCGAATACGACAAGCTGCTGCGGCTGGTCGAGGCGACGACCAAGAGCGTCTCCGAGAGCCTGGACAGCATCACCGGCGGCGACTTCGAGTTCGACGACGGACCGGTCGAGGAAGAAGCCGAAGCGCCGGACACCACAGGCGCCGACGTCGAAGACGCGCCGGTCGTGCGTTTTCTGCACAAGATGCTGCTGGACGCATTCAACATGCGTGCCTCCGACCTGCACTTCGAGCCCTACGAGCACAACTACCGGGTGCGCTTTCGCGTCGACGGCGAGTTGCAGGAGATCACCTCTCCGCCGGTGGCCATCAAGGACAAGCTCGCCTCGCGCATCAAGGTGATCTCGCGCCTCGATATCTCGGAAAAGCGCGTGCCCCAGGACGGGCGCATGAAGCTCAAGGTCGGGCCCGACCGGGTCATCGACTTTCGCGTCAGCACCCTGCCCACGTTGTTCGGCGAAAAAATCGTCATCCGCATTCTGGATCCGAGCAGCGCGCGCATGGGCATCGACGCTCTCGGCTACGAACCCGAAGAAAAAGAGCGCCTGCTGGCCGCGATCAACCGCCCCTACGGCATGATCCTGGTGACCGGCCCCACCGGCTCGGGCAAGACGGTCTCGCTCTACACCTGCCTGAACCTGCTGAACAAGCCGGGCGTGAACATCTCCACCGCCGAAGACCCTTCGGAAATCAACATGCCAGGGGTCAACCAGGTCAACGTCAACGAAAAGGCGGGCCTGACCTTTGCCGTCGCGCTCAAGGCCTTCCTGCGCCAGGACCCGGACATCATCATGGTCGGTGAAATCCGCGACCTGGAAACCGCCGACATCGCCATCAAGGCCGCGCAGACCGGCCACCTGGTGCTCTCCACGCTGCACACCAACGACGCGCCGACCACGCTCACGCGCATGCGCAACATGGGGATTGCGCCGTTCAACATCGCCTCCAGCGTGATTCTCATCACCGCGCAGCGCTTGGCCAGGCGCCTGTGCCCGCAATGCAAGCAGCCGGCCGACATTCCGCACGAAAGTCTGGTCGAGGCAGGTTTTCGCGAGGAAGACATCGACGGCAGTTGGGTCACCTACAAGCCGGTGGGCTGCTCGGCCTGCAACAACGGCTACAAGGGACGCGTCGGCATCTACGAAGTGATGCCGATCTCCGAAGAGCTGCAACGCATCATCCTGGCCGACGGCAGCGCACTCGAGATCGCCGCCCAGGCGCGTGCCGAAGGCGTGCGTTCGCTGCGCCAGTCGGGCCTGCACAAGGCGAAGGCGGGCTTCACCTCGCTCGAAGAGGTGCTGGCCGTCACCAACGAATAA
- the zapD gene encoding cell division protein ZapD: MILYEYPFNERLRTYLRLEHLLRRLAELIPRSHPLDHHYALATIFEVMDVAARADLKTDLLKDLDKQRAVFESYRGIPSIAEDALESVLGQLQHCFAMLNGQSGKAGQALLDNDWLASVRTRMSIPGGTCSFDLPAYHAWQHQSADRRQHDLQIWAGTLAPLADPVYLLLHLLRDSGTAQKVAAERGQFQQNLPPGRTFQLLRLRMDPSLHLIPEISGNRLIVSVRLLQHDGDGKLVPSTQDTAFELTLCA; encoded by the coding sequence GTGATCCTGTACGAATATCCCTTCAACGAACGTCTGAGAACCTATCTGCGGCTGGAGCACCTGCTGAGGCGTCTGGCTGAGTTGATCCCACGCAGCCACCCGCTGGACCACCACTATGCGCTGGCGACGATCTTCGAAGTCATGGACGTGGCGGCGCGTGCCGACCTCAAGACCGACCTGCTCAAGGACCTGGACAAGCAGCGCGCGGTGTTTGAAAGCTACCGCGGCATTCCCTCGATTGCCGAGGATGCGCTCGAATCCGTGCTCGGCCAGTTGCAGCACTGCTTTGCCATGCTCAATGGCCAGAGCGGCAAGGCCGGCCAGGCGCTGCTGGACAACGACTGGCTCGCCAGCGTGCGCACCCGCATGAGCATACCCGGCGGTACCTGCAGCTTTGATCTGCCCGCCTACCACGCCTGGCAGCACCAGAGCGCCGATCGGCGCCAGCACGACCTGCAGATCTGGGCCGGCACGCTGGCGCCGCTGGCCGATCCGGTCTATCTGCTGCTGCACCTGCTGCGCGACTCCGGCACCGCACAGAAGGTGGCGGCCGAGCGCGGCCAGTTCCAGCAGAACCTGCCGCCCGGTCGCACCTTCCAGTTGCTGCGCCTGCGCATGGACCCTTCGCTGCACCTGATTCCCGAGATCAGCGGCAACCGGCTGATCGTCTCGGTGCGCTTGCTGCAGCACGACGGCGATGGCAAACTGGTGCCCTCTACCCAGGACACGGCGTTCGAGCTGACTCTTTGCGCTTGA
- the coaE gene encoding dephospho-CoA kinase (Dephospho-CoA kinase (CoaE) performs the final step in coenzyme A biosynthesis.) yields MAARPGFRLGVTGGIGSGKSTFSAMLAERGAALVDADALSRSVTAAGGAAIAAIAAQFGPAFIASDGAMDRERMRRLAFEDAHARERLQAIVHPLVGAAIAQACRQAQQEGRRLIVLDIPLLTESKHWPARLDGVAVVDCPPATQIERVRERSNLQEDAIRAIMATQSPRLQRLAAADWVVFNGAGTTLADLRTKAHQIARSFGL; encoded by the coding sequence ATGGCGGCGCGGCCCGGCTTTCGCCTTGGCGTCACCGGCGGCATAGGCAGCGGCAAGAGCACTTTCAGCGCCATGCTGGCCGAGCGCGGCGCGGCGCTGGTGGACGCCGACGCGCTCTCGCGCTCGGTCACGGCCGCCGGCGGTGCGGCCATCGCGGCGATCGCGGCGCAGTTCGGCCCCGCCTTCATCGCTTCCGACGGCGCCATGGACCGTGAACGCATGCGCCGCCTGGCGTTCGAGGATGCACACGCGCGCGAACGCCTGCAGGCCATCGTTCATCCGCTGGTGGGCGCGGCCATCGCTCAGGCCTGCCGCCAGGCGCAGCAGGAAGGCCGGCGCCTGATCGTGCTCGACATCCCGCTGCTGACCGAATCGAAGCACTGGCCGGCGCGGCTCGACGGCGTCGCCGTGGTCGACTGCCCGCCGGCCACGCAGATCGAGCGCGTGCGCGAGCGCAGCAATCTGCAGGAAGACGCCATTCGCGCCATCATGGCCACGCAGAGTCCGCGCCTGCAGCGCCTCGCCGCAGCCGACTGGGTGGTGTTCAACGGCGCGGGCACGACGCTCGCCGATCTGCGTACAAAGGCACACCAGATTGCACGGTCGTTCGGGCTATGA
- a CDS encoding RidA family protein — protein MSVYDKLKALNITLPAVAVPAAAYVPFVHSGKLVFLSGHLARKDGKPWVGQLGKNMSTEEGKAAARGIAIELMATLQAACDGDLGRVKRIVKVMSLVNSSSDFTEQHLVTNGASELLGEVFGDAGKHARSAFGVAQIPLGACVEIELIAELV, from the coding sequence ATGAGCGTCTACGACAAACTCAAGGCCCTGAACATCACCCTGCCGGCCGTGGCCGTGCCCGCAGCCGCCTACGTGCCCTTCGTGCACAGCGGCAAGCTGGTCTTTCTGAGCGGGCATCTGGCGCGCAAGGACGGCAAACCCTGGGTCGGCCAGCTGGGCAAGAACATGAGCACCGAAGAGGGCAAGGCGGCGGCGCGCGGCATCGCGATCGAGCTCATGGCCACGCTGCAAGCGGCCTGCGACGGCGATCTGGGCCGCGTCAAGCGCATCGTCAAGGTAATGAGCCTGGTCAATTCCAGCAGCGACTTCACCGAGCAGCACCTGGTGACCAACGGCGCGAGCGAACTGCTGGGCGAAGTCTTTGGCGACGCCGGCAAGCATGCGCGCAGCGCCTTTGGCGTGGCCCAGATACCGCTGGGCGCCTGCGTGGAAATCGAGCTGATCGCCGAGCTCGTCTGA
- a CDS encoding type II secretion system F family protein, protein MATAAAKGIKDFVFEWEGKDRNGKIVRGELRAGGENQVQASLRRQGVMPTKIKKRRMRSGKKIKPKDIALFTRQMATMMKAGVPLLQAFDIVGRGNTNPSVTKLLNDIRNDVETGTSLNSAFRKYPMYFDSLYCNLVEAGEAAGILEALLDRLATYMEKTEAIKSKIKSALMYPISVIIVAFVVVTVIMIFVIPAFKEVFTSFGADLPAPTLIVMAMSEFFVQYWWLIFGVLGGGFYFFMQAWRRSEKMQMAMDRFLLKIPIFGDLINKSAVARWTRTLSTMFAAGVPLVEALDSVGGAAGNAVYAVATDKIQQEVSTGTSLTAAMTNANVFPSMVLQMCAIGEESGSIDHMLGKAADFYEDEVDEMVKGLSSLLEPIIIVFLGTIIGGIVVSMYLPIFKLGQVV, encoded by the coding sequence ATGGCAACCGCTGCGGCCAAAGGCATCAAGGACTTCGTATTCGAGTGGGAGGGCAAGGACCGCAACGGCAAGATCGTGCGCGGCGAGTTGCGCGCCGGCGGCGAAAACCAGGTCCAGGCCAGTCTGCGCCGCCAGGGCGTGATGCCCACCAAGATCAAGAAGCGGCGCATGCGCTCGGGCAAGAAGATCAAGCCCAAGGACATCGCCCTGTTCACGCGCCAGATGGCGACGATGATGAAGGCGGGCGTGCCGCTGCTGCAGGCTTTCGACATCGTCGGGCGCGGCAACACCAACCCGAGCGTGACCAAGCTGCTCAACGACATCCGCAACGACGTGGAGACCGGCACCTCGCTGAACTCGGCCTTTCGCAAGTACCCGATGTACTTCGACAGCCTGTACTGCAACCTGGTGGAGGCGGGCGAAGCCGCCGGTATCCTGGAGGCACTGCTCGATCGCCTGGCCACCTACATGGAAAAGACCGAGGCGATCAAGAGCAAGATCAAGTCTGCGCTGATGTACCCGATCTCGGTGATCATCGTCGCCTTCGTCGTGGTCACGGTGATCATGATCTTCGTGATTCCGGCCTTCAAGGAGGTGTTCACCTCCTTCGGCGCCGACCTGCCCGCCCCCACGCTCATCGTCATGGCCATGAGCGAATTCTTCGTGCAGTACTGGTGGCTGATCTTCGGCGTGCTGGGCGGCGGTTTCTATTTCTTCATGCAGGCCTGGCGGCGCAGCGAGAAGATGCAGATGGCGATGGACCGCTTCCTGCTCAAGATTCCGATCTTCGGCGACCTGATCAACAAGTCGGCGGTGGCGCGCTGGACGCGCACGCTCTCGACCATGTTCGCCGCCGGCGTGCCGCTGGTCGAAGCGCTCGATTCGGTCGGCGGCGCGGCCGGCAACGCGGTCTACGCGGTTGCCACCGACAAGATCCAGCAGGAGGTCTCGACCGGCACCAGCCTCACCGCCGCGATGACCAATGCCAACGTCTTCCCTTCCATGGTGCTGCAGATGTGCGCCATCGGTGAAGAGTCGGGCTCGATCGATCACATGCTGGGCAAGGCGGCGGATTTCTACGAGGACGAGGTCGACGAGATGGTCAAGGGCCTGTCCAGCCTGCTCGAGCCCATCATCATCGTCTTCCTGGGCACCATCATCGGTGGCATCGTGGTGTCCATGTACCTGCCCATCTTCAAGCTCGGCCAGGTGGTCTGA
- a CDS encoding methyl-accepting chemotaxis protein, whose amino-acid sequence MKGLTLAAKLWLAVAVIVLGFSAVVAGAGWRSGQTSAASNALNEEMMQRVSTATRWIGLAETNAARTLALALSSEPAVASAFKEAMAATSAEISEMQKRLLALNLSADDRAAMERVAEARKTMMAARERVNQLKAAGDADLASQVLQNYVPASDAYLKTLADFVQLQQLAVQQARAQAARTSMDTVRMAAVLVAVLLLAIVVGAYFLIRNIRAPLAQANGMAARIATGDLSARSSAGQRSDEFGQLLQSLESMRASLAHMVHDVRQSADSIAVASSQIASGNQDLSARTEAASSSLEQTAAAMEEFTSTIAQSDATARQASQMAGSASSVAERGGSVVSEVISTMGEIQSSSHKIADIIGVIDSIAFQTNILALNAAVEAARAGEQGRGFAVVASEVRALAGRSAQAAKEIKELIGSSVERVEDGSRLVQGAGETMQEVVQAVQRVTEMMGEITAASAQQSAGVGEVNQAVGQLDQMTQQNAALVEESAAAAQSLNEQAQHLMQVVAAFRVGDEPARPAPAAAQPVRAAKTIAAPARAAGPAARKLAAAPAQSRAQPATRKIAAPAPMPTPAPAKAPDHEEGEWESF is encoded by the coding sequence ATGAAGGGATTGACTCTGGCTGCCAAGCTCTGGCTGGCGGTTGCGGTGATCGTGCTGGGTTTCAGCGCCGTGGTCGCGGGCGCCGGCTGGCGTTCCGGGCAGACTTCGGCGGCCTCCAACGCGCTCAACGAAGAGATGATGCAGCGCGTGAGCACCGCCACGCGCTGGATAGGGCTGGCCGAGACCAATGCCGCGCGCACGCTGGCGCTGGCGCTGAGCAGCGAGCCCGCCGTGGCCAGCGCCTTCAAGGAGGCCATGGCCGCCACTTCGGCCGAGATATCCGAGATGCAAAAGCGCCTGCTGGCCTTGAATCTCTCGGCCGACGACCGTGCAGCGATGGAGCGCGTTGCCGAGGCCCGCAAGACCATGATGGCGGCGCGCGAGCGGGTCAACCAGCTCAAGGCGGCGGGCGATGCGGACCTCGCCAGCCAGGTGCTGCAAAACTACGTGCCGGCCTCGGACGCCTACCTGAAGACGCTCGCCGACTTTGTCCAGCTGCAGCAGCTGGCGGTGCAGCAGGCCCGGGCGCAGGCGGCCCGGACCAGCATGGACACGGTCAGGATGGCGGCCGTCCTGGTGGCCGTCTTGCTGCTCGCCATCGTGGTGGGTGCCTATTTCCTCATCCGCAACATCCGCGCGCCCCTGGCCCAGGCCAATGGCATGGCGGCGCGCATTGCCACGGGCGACCTGAGCGCGCGCAGCAGCGCCGGCCAGCGCAGCGACGAGTTCGGCCAGCTGCTGCAGTCGCTGGAGAGCATGCGCGCGTCCCTCGCGCACATGGTGCACGACGTGCGCCAGAGCGCGGACAGCATTGCGGTAGCCAGTTCGCAGATCGCCAGCGGCAACCAGGACTTGTCGGCACGCACCGAAGCCGCCTCCAGCAGCCTGGAGCAGACCGCGGCGGCGATGGAGGAGTTCACCAGCACCATCGCGCAAAGCGACGCCACCGCGCGCCAGGCGAGCCAGATGGCGGGCAGTGCCAGCTCGGTGGCCGAGCGCGGCGGCTCGGTCGTCTCCGAGGTGATTTCCACCATGGGCGAGATCCAGAGCAGCAGCCACAAGATTGCCGACATCATCGGCGTGATCGACTCCATCGCCTTCCAGACCAACATCCTCGCGCTCAACGCCGCGGTCGAGGCGGCACGCGCCGGCGAGCAGGGGCGCGGCTTTGCCGTGGTGGCCAGTGAGGTGCGCGCGCTGGCCGGGCGTTCGGCCCAGGCGGCCAAGGAGATCAAGGAGCTGATCGGCTCCTCCGTGGAACGCGTGGAAGACGGCTCGCGCCTGGTGCAGGGCGCGGGCGAGACCATGCAGGAGGTGGTGCAGGCGGTGCAGCGCGTGACCGAGATGATGGGCGAGATCACCGCCGCCTCGGCGCAGCAGAGCGCGGGCGTGGGCGAGGTCAACCAGGCGGTGGGCCAGCTCGACCAGATGACGCAGCAAAACGCCGCGCTGGTGGAAGAGAGCGCGGCGGCGGCGCAAAGCCTCAACGAGCAGGCCCAGCACCTGATGCAGGTGGTCGCGGCGTTTCGCGTGGGCGACGAGCCGGCGCGCCCCGCGCCTGCGGCTGCGCAGCCAGTGCGGGCAGCAAAAACCATTGCAGCGCCCGCACGCGCCGCTGGCCCCGCTGCACGCAAGCTGGCCGCAGCACCGGCCCAGAGCCGCGCCCAGCCCGCAACGCGCAAGATCGCCGCGCCGGCGCCCATGCCCACGCCAGCGCCTGCCAAGGCGCCCGATCACGAAGAGGGCGAGTGGGAGAGTTTCTGA